In one Streptomyces sp. NBC_01241 genomic region, the following are encoded:
- a CDS encoding YiaA/YiaB family inner membrane protein — MSDTAPVKQQSTAAFYGQAVASFGVAMAAMTLGIYFLDADAWVRGFLAIGVLYLVTSCFTLAKVIRDRQEAGRIVSRVDQARLEKILADHDPFQKL, encoded by the coding sequence ATGAGTGACACAGCACCAGTCAAACAGCAGAGCACCGCGGCCTTCTACGGCCAGGCCGTCGCGTCCTTCGGGGTGGCGATGGCTGCGATGACTCTCGGTATCTACTTCCTGGACGCCGACGCCTGGGTCCGCGGGTTCCTCGCGATCGGCGTCCTCTATCTCGTCACCTCCTGTTTCACCCTGGCCAAGGTCATCCGTGACCGGCAGGAGGCGGGGCGCATCGTCAGCCGGGTCGACCAGGCCCGGCTGGAGAAGATCCTCGCCGACCACGACCCCTTCCAGAAGCTCTGA
- a CDS encoding TetR/AcrR family transcriptional regulator, translating to MSTAEETDGDSAPWAEVTPEAARRLLVAAVDAFAERGYHATTTRDIAGRAGMSPAALYIHYKTKEELLHRISRIGHDRALFVLEAAAGGGGTAAERLAEAVRSFVRWHAERHTTARVVQYELDALGEEHRAEIVELRRRSDAVVRRIISEGVRAGEFDVPDIPGTTLAVLSLCIDVARWFNAQGSRTPDEVGELYAGLVLRMVAAQR from the coding sequence ATGAGCACGGCGGAGGAGACCGACGGCGACAGTGCGCCGTGGGCCGAGGTGACGCCCGAGGCGGCCAGGCGGCTCCTCGTCGCCGCCGTCGACGCCTTCGCCGAGCGCGGGTACCACGCCACCACGACCCGCGACATCGCCGGCCGGGCGGGGATGAGTCCCGCCGCGCTCTACATCCACTACAAGACCAAGGAAGAACTGCTCCACCGGATCAGCCGGATCGGTCACGACCGCGCCCTGTTCGTCCTGGAGGCCGCGGCCGGCGGCGGCGGCACGGCCGCCGAGCGGCTGGCCGAGGCCGTACGGTCCTTCGTCCGCTGGCACGCCGAACGGCACACCACGGCCCGCGTGGTCCAGTACGAACTCGACGCCCTCGGCGAGGAGCACCGCGCCGAGATCGTCGAGCTGCGCCGCAGGAGCGACGCGGTGGTGCGCCGGATCATCAGCGAGGGTGTGCGGGCAGGGGAGTTCGACGTGCCCGACATCCCGGGCACCACGCTCGCGGTGCTCTCGCTCTGCATCGATGTGGCGCGCTGGTTCAACGCACAAGGGAGCCGGACGCCGGACGAGGTCGGCGAGCTGTACGCCGGCCTTGTCCTGCGCATGGTGGCTGCCCAGCGGTAG
- the soxR gene encoding redox-sensitive transcriptional activator SoxR, producing MPQIPQTLQELTVGQLSARSGAAVSALHFYEAKGLISSRRTSGNQRRYSRDALRRVAFVRAAQRVGIPLATIRDALAELPDERTPNRDDWARLSATWRSELDERIEQLGRLRDHLTDCIGCGCLSLESCVLSNPNDISGERISGSRLMPERPSADCRPDDGR from the coding sequence GTGCCCCAGATCCCACAGACACTCCAGGAACTCACGGTCGGCCAGCTCTCCGCGCGCAGCGGCGCCGCTGTCTCGGCCCTGCACTTCTACGAGGCCAAGGGCCTGATCAGCAGCCGTCGCACCAGCGGCAACCAGCGTCGCTACAGCCGGGACGCGCTGCGCAGGGTCGCGTTCGTCCGGGCGGCGCAGCGGGTCGGAATCCCGCTCGCCACCATCCGGGACGCCCTCGCCGAACTCCCGGACGAGCGCACCCCCAACCGCGACGACTGGGCACGGCTCTCCGCCACGTGGCGCTCCGAACTGGACGAGCGCATCGAGCAGTTGGGGCGGCTGCGGGACCATCTCACCGACTGCATCGGCTGTGGCTGCCTGTCGCTGGAGAGCTGCGTGCTCTCCAACCCGAACGACATCTCAGGTGAGCGGATCAGCGGCTCCCGGCTGATGCCGGAGCGCCCGTCGGCGGACTGCCGGCCGGACGACGGCCGGTAG
- a CDS encoding MaoC family dehydratase → MAEPRIFTSAQELRDGVGEQLGHSEWLEVDQKRIDLFAEATGDHQWIHVDPERAATGPFGTTIAHGYLTLSLLPALVPQIMRVEGMKMGINYGTNKVRFPSTVPVGSRLRATAVLKSVEEAGGGVQVTAVVTVEREGGDKPVCVAESVSRYYF, encoded by the coding sequence ATGGCAGAGCCGAGGATCTTCACGTCCGCGCAGGAGCTGCGCGACGGGGTGGGCGAGCAGCTGGGGCACAGCGAGTGGCTGGAGGTCGACCAGAAGCGGATCGACCTCTTCGCCGAGGCCACCGGTGACCACCAGTGGATCCATGTGGACCCGGAGCGGGCCGCGACCGGTCCGTTCGGCACGACGATCGCGCACGGCTACCTCACGCTCTCGCTGCTGCCGGCGCTCGTCCCGCAGATCATGCGGGTCGAGGGCATGAAGATGGGCATCAACTACGGGACGAACAAGGTCCGCTTCCCGTCCACCGTGCCCGTGGGTTCCCGGCTGCGCGCGACGGCCGTCCTGAAGAGCGTCGAGGAGGCCGGGGGCGGCGTGCAGGTCACCGCCGTCGTCACGGTCGAGCGCGAGGGCGGCGACAAGCCGGTGTGCGTGGCCGAGTCGGTGTCGCGCTACTACTTCTGA